The Thalassophryne amazonica chromosome 8, fThaAma1.1, whole genome shotgun sequence genome includes a window with the following:
- the cd9a gene encoding CD9 molecule a isoform X2 gives MAALSGGEMCIKYLMFAFNLVFWLAGTAVFAIGLWLRLDPKTKGMFEGPDSPYVFYTGVYILIGAGALMMVVGFLGCCGAIQESPCMLGLFFFFLLVIFAVEITAGIWGFSNQSKVVNDITTFYMETYNKYKERRDERLRETLRVIQTGLNCCGPTSTSSDTARDTCPPRDLLEDLIIKSCPDVIEEVFYSKLHVIGGVGITIGIIMIFGMIFSMLLCCAIRKSREVV, from the exons ATGGCCGCGCTGTCGGGAGGAGAGATGTGCATCAAATACCTGATGTTTGCCTTCAACCTGGTGTTCTGG CTTGCAGGCACTGCTGTGTTTGCGATCGGCCTGTGGCTACGATTAGATCCAAAGACTAAAGGCATGTTTGAAGGACCAGACTCTCCTTATGTGTTTTACACAG GTGTATATATCCTGATTGGAGCTGGAGCTCTGATGATGGTGGTTGGTTTTCTTGGATGCTGTGGGGCCATCCAGGAGTCACCGTgtatgctgggactg ttcttcttcttcttgcttgtCATATTTGCTGTTGAAATCACAGCTGGTATCTGGGGATTCTCCAACCAAAGCAAG GTAGTGAACGACATCACAACGTTCTACATGGAGACTTACAACAAGTACAAGGAAAGAAGAGACGAGCGTCTTCGAGAGACACTGAGGGTGATACAAACCGGG ttgaactgctgtggtcCAACTAGTACTTCAAGCGACACTGCCAGAGACACGTGTCCCCCACGAGACTTGCTTGAGGACCTTATTATTAAG AGTTGTCCTGATGTGATTGAAGAAGTTTTTTACTCCAAGCTACATGTCATTGGAGGTGTGGGTATCACCATCGGGATTATTATG ATATTTGGGATGATCTTTAGCATGCTCTTGTGCTGTGCAATCAGGAAATCTCGGGAGGTGGTGTGA
- the cd9a gene encoding CD9 molecule a isoform X1 encodes MAVAGGIKCVKYVMFIVNAFVWLAGTAVFAIGLWLRLDPKTKGMFEGPDSPYVFYTGVYILIGAGALMMVVGFLGCCGAIQESPCMLGLFFFFLLVIFAVEITAGIWGFSNQSKVVNDITTFYMETYNKYKERRDERLRETLRVIQTGLNCCGPTSTSSDTARDTCPPRDLLEDLIIKSCPDVIEEVFYSKLHVIGGVGITIGIIMIFGMIFSMLLCCAIRKSREVV; translated from the exons ATGGCAGTGGCAGGAGGAATCAAGTGTGTGAAGTATGTCATGTTTATCGTCAACGCTTTCGTCTGG CTTGCAGGCACTGCTGTGTTTGCGATCGGCCTGTGGCTACGATTAGATCCAAAGACTAAAGGCATGTTTGAAGGACCAGACTCTCCTTATGTGTTTTACACAG GTGTATATATCCTGATTGGAGCTGGAGCTCTGATGATGGTGGTTGGTTTTCTTGGATGCTGTGGGGCCATCCAGGAGTCACCGTgtatgctgggactg ttcttcttcttcttgcttgtCATATTTGCTGTTGAAATCACAGCTGGTATCTGGGGATTCTCCAACCAAAGCAAG GTAGTGAACGACATCACAACGTTCTACATGGAGACTTACAACAAGTACAAGGAAAGAAGAGACGAGCGTCTTCGAGAGACACTGAGGGTGATACAAACCGGG ttgaactgctgtggtcCAACTAGTACTTCAAGCGACACTGCCAGAGACACGTGTCCCCCACGAGACTTGCTTGAGGACCTTATTATTAAG AGTTGTCCTGATGTGATTGAAGAAGTTTTTTACTCCAAGCTACATGTCATTGGAGGTGTGGGTATCACCATCGGGATTATTATG ATATTTGGGATGATCTTTAGCATGCTCTTGTGCTGTGCAATCAGGAAATCTCGGGAGGTGGTGTGA
- the bbs10 gene encoding Bardet-Biedl syndrome 10 protein — MLPVKHLHLNHVLQTVSVLEAVVLHSFGPEGGQVLFTRDTGQLMLSRSGTRILSALRLDHPLARMVVDCVWQHTKVTGDGSKTFVILLASLLRVIHTAACQDANVSHSYNSREAAQAATARRLAQELLVFALDQLSEVIAVGVVPYGCCISWEDCSSNSPSSANSNINCLQKVLTPFFHTRLGHTYCDFMSQLTCDLLAFWKFGHGHPSSSLQFIDNNFPALHTLVSGFPVNSSRLIEGQVIHRDFATPFPQIDHQPVKAVVFSGYLQPNVLRAGDLLELEGGAQMKEEKERKARSITQYSTWAEQSLEGAIAILQRLDVSVLLCAVKQSDAALALAAHAQISVVDCVSEDELFLFTQLSGATPLSDCHLIEKEHIATLTFCRPILLGAHRYVHVAFHDCVERLLVKPSSLIICSPGEGQTGQCASAIQDAFHMLLSTWEPMPVSANTSSKTILHKNTGLVHACARAPPSQNCMLEPGCVVPVGGVFELLLHHALLQRSRTRSSSDHTDKSVPAVLKMFANAVLNVPRHIYSHSPRHFLQFQTWALSAIQNYPYPFSLTHKLQHNTTPLQSHGETECLLEDGTFSMCFCRKTDTASQLFMSDAGLESVSCKHQLLLAVLQCVISLLRVDAVICVNNALHRQSLRLSDISLEGTEDEAEE, encoded by the exons ATGCTGCCAGTGAAACACCTTCATCTGAATCATGTCCTGCAGACAGTATCTGTGCTGGAGGCAGTTGTTCTCCACAGCTTTGGCCCAGAAGGAGGACAGGTGCTGTTCACACGAGACACAGGACAGCTGATGTTGAGCCGCAGTGGTACACGTATTCTCTCAGCGTTGCGACTGGATCATCCATTGGCTCG AATGGTGGTGgactgtgtgtggcagcacactaAAGTAACAGGGGATGGATCCAAGACCTTTGTCATATTACTGGCATCATTACTACGGGTGATTCATACGGCAGCCTGCCAGGACGCGAATGTATCTCACTCCTACAACTCTAGAGAAGCAGCACAGGCGGCCACTGCGAGACGCTTGGCTCAGGAACTATTGGTATTTGCACTGGACCAGCTGAGCGAAGTCATCGCTGTGGGAGTAGTCCCTTATGGGTGCTGCATTTCATGGGAGGATTGCTCTTCAAATTCTCCTTCATCAGCTAACTCAAATATAAACTGTCTTCAGAAGGTTTTGACGCCATTCTTTCACACACGTCTGGGACACACCTACTGTGACTTTATGAGTCAACTCACCTGTGACCTGCTTGCCTTCTGGAAATTTGGACATGGCCATCCATCAtcatcactccagtttattgataACAACTTCCCCGCCCTGCATACACTTGTGTCAGGCTTCCCTGTGAATAGTTCTCGTTTGATAGAGGGTCAGGTCATTCACAGGGACTTTGCTACACCCTTCCCTCAGATTGATCATCAACCAGTTAAAGCTGTAGTGTTCAGTGGGTACCTGCAGCCAAACGTGCTGAGAGCAGGAGATCTGCTGGAGCTGGAAGGTGGAGCACAAATGAAGGAGGAGAAAGAGAGAAAGGCGAGAAGTATCACGCAGTATAGCACCTGGGCTGAACAGTCACTAGAGGGAGCTATTGCAATCCTGCAGCGTTTGGATGTCTCTGTGCTCTTGTGTGCGGTGAAACAGTCCGATGCTGCTCTGGCTTTAGCTGCACATGCACAAATAAGTGTGGTGGACTGTGTCAGTGAAGATGAGCTTTTTCTTTTTACCCAATTAAGTGGAGCCACACCTCTTTCGGACTGCCATCTCATTGAAAAAGAACATATTGCTACGCTGACATTTTGCCGACCTATACTGCTGGGAGCACATAG GTATGTTCATGTGGCTTTTCATGACTGTGTGGAAAGGTTACTGGTCAAACCCAGCAGTCTGATCATTTGCAGCCCAGGAGAGGGTCAAACAGGGCAGTGTGCTTCTGCCATTCAAGATGCCTTCCACATGCTACTTTCAACTTGGGAGCCCATGCCTGTTAGTGCAAATACATCGTCAAAGACAATCTTGCACAAAAACACAGGccttgtgcatgcatgtgcaagaGCACCTCCTTCTCAGAACTGCATGCTGGAGCCAGGCTGTGTTGTACCTGTTGGTGGGGTATTTGAGCTGCTCCTACACCATGCCCTGCTACAGCGCAGCCGCACTCGTTCCAGTTCCGATCACACAGATAAAAGCGTACCTGCTGTTTTAAAGATGTTTGCAAATGCTGTGCTGAACGTGCCGCGACACATTTACTCTCACAGTCCTCGACACTTCCTGCAGTTTCAAACCTGGGCTCTGAGCGCTATTCAAAACTATCCCTACCCTTTCAGCCTTACACACAAACTACAGCACAACACAACCCCCCTGCAGAGTCACGGTGAGACAGAATGCCTTCTAGAAGATGGCACATTCAGCATGTGTTTTTGTAGAAAGACTGACACAGCTTCACAACTTTTTATGTCGGACGCAGGTCTTGAATCTGTCTCTTGTAAGCACCAGTTATTACTGGCTGTGCTGCAGTGTGTTATAAGCCTTTTGCGGGTGGATGCTGTGATTTGTGTAAACAATGCGTTACACAGACAATCACTCAGACTCTCAGACATTTCCTTGGAGGGCACAGAGGATGAAGCTGAAGAATGA